The proteins below are encoded in one region of Phyllopteryx taeniolatus isolate TA_2022b chromosome 11, UOR_Ptae_1.2, whole genome shotgun sequence:
- the LOC133485465 gene encoding transmembrane protein 26-like: MMLSVLKFTCAIVTRALFLFVSLAGVWRVTWVKRDNIFWLLTLLFVPLLLEMIVTLKRRKGQDYKWFSPPIFLFLISIIPSIWILELHYQQDKASDPQCNKLDSWENVKRVITLNETTGTNLTYQNYLENINQALCSNEWILALHQILLILLIVGKWLLPLGGGVTRDELSQLLLIFVGTAADILEFTSETLSDVKENSPQLVYIILAVWTWSMLQFPLHLAVVNSKSDPVDDQDAQEVSLLTKHSTDIWGIVEALFIQDGPFLMVRLTVMTYFDVFHQMLVFFAIKNFLVVILNVYRLAVICQDFRPSRSGSGLGSGIP, translated from the exons aTGATGCTGAGCGTGTTGAAGTTTACGTGCGCCATCGTGACCAGGGCGCTCTTTCTCTTCGTGTCGCTGGCGGGCGTGTGGCGGGTGACATGGGTGAAGAGGGACAACATCTTCTGGCTCCTCACGCTGCTCTTCGTGCCGCTCCTGCTGGAGATGATCGTCACGCTGAAGAGGAGGAAGGGACAAGATtataaatg gttttCCCCTCCAATCTTTCTCTTTCTCATCAGTATCATTCCCTCCATTTGGATTCTGGAGCTGCACTACCAGCAGGACAAAGCCAGCGACCCTCAG TGCAACAAGCTTGACTCGTGGGAGAACGTGAAGCGAGTGATCACCCTGAACGAGACCACAGGGACAAACCTCACATACCAGAACTACCTGGAG AACATCAACCAGGCGTTGTGCTCCAACGAGTGGATCCTCGCTCTTCATCAGATCCTGCTCATCCTCCTCATTGTGGGAAAATGGCTCCTGCCCCTGGGGGGCGGCGTCACCAGAGACGAGCTCTCTCAGCTGCTTCTGATCTTTGTCGGCACGGCGGCGGACATCCTTGAATTCACGAGTGAGACGCTGTCAGATGTCAA AGAGAACAGTCCTCAGTTGGTCTATATCATCTTAGCTGTATGGACATGGAGCATGTTGCAGTTCCCTCTACATTTGGCTG TAGTGAACTCCAAGTCGGACCCTGTTGACGACCAGGATGCACAGGAGGTTTCCCTCTTGACCAAACACAGCACGGACATTTGGGGTATCGTGGAGGCTTTGTTTATCCAGGACGGGCCCTTCCTGATGGTGCGGCTCACTGTCATGACCTACTTCGACGTCTTCCACCAGATGCTGGTCTTCTTTGCCATTAAGAACTTCCTGGTAGTCATTTTGAACGTGTACAGGTTGGCCGTCATATGCCAGGACTTCAGACCTTCCCGGAGTGGCAGTGGTCTGGGCAGCGGCATCCCATAA